The Daucus carota subsp. sativus chromosome 7, DH1 v3.0, whole genome shotgun sequence genome window below encodes:
- the LOC135147621 gene encoding uncharacterized protein LOC135147621, which translates to MHNLNDYHIDNLFGNLRAYEEDNVPDIVVPKVEDKKKNMALKSILIDEDDNDEELNEELQNLDESEIALLTRQLRRVLQSKAQRYGKGFLKSNNQQRVFNSNGRPNYSPNYTPNYKSNYPTTGYNKGKVNQSPNAYNHANNNHTYTPPKPKEQNPEEAQDVCFECKQPGHFKRECPKLSKGRILVAENGWDLSEDEEISETNEEVVNLCLMALEDDSSSSDVSTSNDEVSSRSKVLHNLHLFSESSLHLLDLSKSDLIDLVVEMNKISSSANQRTLSLWSEKENIEKLNKTQEEELSRIKDLNLKNEEEISSLCEQNDILKNEHNKSKDIIMRLEVENVSLVLQTEELENEKLQLNGDNTKLHIDLLNLKIQNESLTQEKSTSVSQKDNLELVHTLKEKDKIFELETQKLKDEHSKILAHVLDQERILNDKLNILIKENENLEVVVQRFTKGNKMLDRMVHSKTSYNHEGLGYDKNAQTKKFVHDKKQTTFVPASPRYKCSYCNKDGHTVEYCRIKNGEIKGKYVWVRKGTKPYHKVDQNVRKKNVDNTQRQPRFSYVQQPISYQHRNTRYNSNGQTSRSRSIPSQHFYPRNTMYYPNDRNNMYQGVNLQRNNPLRNTRYYDYSRNVASRNSYVPNHDYAMPSFYHANSNAYNDTLTLGPLRRKGTYKFN; encoded by the coding sequence atgcacaatctcaatgattaccacatcgataacttattcggaaatcttcgtgcttacgaagaagataatgttccggatattgtcgttcctaaagtggaagacaaaaagaaaaatatggcttTGAAGTCCATATTAATCGATGAGGATGATAACGACGAGGAGTTGAATGAAGAACTCCAAAATCTCGACGAAAGCGAGATCGCTCTCTTAACGAGACAACTTCGTCGTGTACTTCAAAGTAAAGCTCAAAGgtatggaaaaggcttccttaaatcgaataatcaacaaagagtttttaactctaatggaaggcctaattactctcCAAACTATACTCCAAATTATAAGAGTAATTATCCTACTACGGGCTATAACAAAGGCAAAGTCAATCAAAGCCCTAATGCTTATAATCATGCCAACAACAACCATACTTACACTCCTCCTAaaccaaaagaacaaaatccggAGGAAGCACAAGATGTGTGTTTCGAGTGTAAGCAACCCGGTCACTTTAAACGGGAATGTCCTAAACTTTCTAAAGGAAGGATTCTCGTGGCCGAAAatggttgggatttaagtgaagatgaagaGATCTCGGAAACTAATGAAGAAGTGGTCAACTTGTGCTTGATGGCTCTCGAGGATGATTCTTCGTCATCGGATGTCTCCACTTCAAATGATGAGGTTAGTTCTCGATCTAAAGTTTTACATAACTTACATCTCTTTAGTGAATCTTCGTTGCATTTATTGGATTTGAGTAaaagtgatttgattgatttggtggttgaaatgaataaaataagtaGTAGTGCTAATCAACGTACTCTCTCACTATGGTCCGAGAAGGAAAACATTGAAAAGTTGAATAAAACTCAAGAAGAAGAGTTATCTCGGATTAAGgatttaaatcttaaaaatgaGGAAGAAATCTCATCTCTTTGTGAACAAAATGATATCTTGAAAAATGAGCATAATAAGAGTAAAGATATTATTATGAGATTGGAAGTTGAAAATGTTTCCTTAGTTCTACAAACCGAGGAATTAGAAAATGAGAAGCTACAATTAAATGGAGATAATACTAAGCTTCATATTGACttgttaaatttgaaaatcCAAAATGAGTCATTAACTCAAGAAAAATCAACTTCGGTTTCTCAAAAAGATAATCTTGAATTAGTTCATACCTTGAAAGAAAAAGACAAGATATTTGAGTTAGAAACTCAAAAGTTGAAGGATGAACACTCCAAGATTTTAGCTCATGTTTTAGATCAAGAAAGGATTcttaatgataaattaaatatcttGATTAAGGAAAATGAAAATCTTGAAGTTGTAGTTCAAAGGTTCACTAAGGGAAATAAGATGTTAGATAGAATGGTACATTCTAAGACATCATATAATCATGAAGGAttaggatatgataaaaatgctcaaaCTAAAAAGTTTGTACATGATAAGAAACAAACTACCTTTGTTCCCGCCTCACCTAGATATAAATGTTCATATTGCAATAAAGATGGACATACGGTTGAATATTGTAGAATCAAGAATGGTGAGATTAAGGGGAAGTATGTATGGGTTCGTAAAGGAACAAAACCATATCATAAGGTTGATCAAAACGTGAGAAAGAAAAACGTTGATAACACTCAAAGACAACCACGGTTTAGTTATGTTCAACAACCTATTTCGTATCAACATAGAAACACAAGGTATAACTCAAATGGACAAACTTCTAGAAGTCGTTCTATTCCTAGTCAACATTTCTATCCACGAAATACCATGTATTATCCAAATGATAGAAATAACATGTATCAAGGTGTAAACTTACAAAGAAACAATCCTTTAAGAAACACAAGATACTATGACTATTCTAGGAATGTTGCATCTAGAAACTCCTATGTGCCTAATCATGATTATGCTATGCCTAGTTTCTATCATGCGAACTCGAATGCTTATAATGATACGCTAACCCTAGGACCCTTAAGACGAAAGGGTAcctataaatttaattga